In the Candidatus Cloacimonadaceae bacterium genome, one interval contains:
- the polA gene encoding DNA polymerase I → MPLQDRRGSFPMSKTLYLIDGTALLYRSHFAFIKNPLTNSKGQNTSAIFGVINSFLSLIENRQAEYLLISFDRKAPTFRHELSKAYKANRPPMPDDLIAQLAPVHDFFHRIGMPEISLDGFEADDVLATLAEHFKKDFEVMMVTTDKDFSQLVEERVKMLDPSKNIEIGSAEVFNKYGVYPEQFIDYLAIMGDSSDNIPGVRGIGPKGAESLLKEFGSLDNIYANLDKIPEKVKSKLIENQKNAYLSQRLATIIRDVPIDITSPDTLRFDPRRLVDAIDYFDQYELMSLKRRIEARYGRKETQPVIETPKVPREEELPLAQADIFGSDTPPPLIEKEEAADAFNAFLVDKTNFSTLLNEVSNAEIVSLDTETDSIDPMLANLVGVSICFKTEEAWYIPLAHQMHDNLDMKGVIEALQEKLRGKLIVGHNLKYDMIVLKRHGWEIDNPIFDTVLAAYILDPGTNQYSLDACAMEELGHTMIPISALIGSGKKQVTFDLVDVRFAAKYAAEDAWVVFRIYPIYRKRLDNSNMRELYDEIELPLVRVIERMEENGVSIDTGMLHEISKTLNREIKLLTEKIYDYAGYRFNLNSTQQLAKLLFEEKKLPSRKKTKSGFSTDSSVLETLAEDYQIADDLIQYRQLAKLESTYVSALPKLINPATGRIHSSFNQTVASTGRLSSSNPNLQNIPVRTELGRAIRKAFVAKEEGFLILAADYSQIELRLLALFSRDEVLIDAFHKGIDIHRQTAALITDKSLAEVSGEERRQAKAINFGLLYGMGQKKLARELGISQDRAKELITNYFERFPSIRAFINNCIANARRERYCETLFGRRLYLRNINSPNQGLKSEAERVSVNMPIQGSAADLIKIAMLDIHALIKADDRIRMIMQVHDELVFEVHKDSVERATALIRDCMENALPQEHRNIVEIKTDISHGASWFDAH, encoded by the coding sequence ATGCCACTACAAGATCGCCGCGGGAGTTTTCCCATGAGCAAAACCCTCTATCTGATCGACGGCACGGCGCTGCTCTACCGTTCGCACTTTGCTTTCATCAAAAACCCGTTGACCAATTCCAAGGGACAAAACACCAGCGCTATCTTTGGAGTGATCAATTCCTTTTTGTCTTTGATCGAAAACCGGCAGGCGGAATATCTTCTGATCAGCTTTGACCGCAAGGCGCCTACTTTCAGGCACGAATTGAGCAAAGCCTACAAAGCAAACCGTCCGCCCATGCCGGATGATCTGATCGCGCAATTGGCGCCGGTGCACGATTTCTTTCACCGCATCGGCATGCCGGAGATTTCGCTGGACGGATTTGAGGCGGATGACGTGCTTGCCACGCTTGCGGAGCATTTCAAGAAAGACTTTGAGGTAATGATGGTGACCACGGACAAGGATTTTTCTCAACTCGTGGAGGAGCGCGTCAAGATGCTCGATCCAAGCAAAAACATCGAGATCGGCAGCGCGGAAGTCTTTAATAAATATGGAGTTTACCCAGAACAGTTTATCGATTACCTGGCGATCATGGGGGATTCATCGGATAACATTCCTGGGGTGCGTGGCATCGGTCCCAAAGGCGCGGAGAGCCTGTTGAAGGAATTTGGCAGCCTGGACAATATCTATGCCAATCTGGACAAGATTCCCGAAAAAGTGAAGAGCAAATTGATCGAGAACCAGAAAAACGCCTATCTCTCACAACGGCTTGCCACGATCATTCGGGACGTGCCGATCGATATTACTTCGCCGGACACCTTGAGATTTGACCCACGCAGACTGGTGGACGCGATCGATTACTTTGATCAATATGAGCTGATGAGCCTCAAGCGCAGGATCGAAGCGCGCTATGGCAGAAAGGAAACGCAGCCGGTAATAGAAACGCCAAAAGTGCCGAGAGAAGAGGAACTTCCTTTGGCGCAGGCGGATATCTTTGGCAGTGATACCCCTCCTCCGCTCATAGAGAAAGAAGAAGCGGCTGACGCCTTCAACGCGTTTTTGGTGGATAAAACAAACTTCTCCACTCTTCTAAACGAGGTCTCTAATGCCGAAATCGTCAGTCTGGATACTGAGACGGATTCCATTGATCCGATGCTTGCCAATCTCGTAGGAGTCTCGATCTGCTTTAAAACTGAGGAAGCCTGGTATATCCCGCTGGCACATCAAATGCACGATAATCTTGATATGAAAGGGGTTATCGAAGCCCTGCAAGAAAAACTGCGGGGCAAGCTGATCGTCGGGCACAACCTCAAATATGACATGATCGTGCTCAAACGGCACGGCTGGGAGATCGATAACCCTATTTTTGATACCGTATTAGCGGCATATATCCTCGATCCCGGCACCAATCAATATTCCCTGGATGCCTGTGCCATGGAGGAACTGGGGCACACGATGATCCCGATTTCGGCATTGATCGGATCGGGGAAAAAGCAGGTGACCTTCGATCTCGTCGATGTCCGCTTTGCGGCAAAATATGCCGCGGAGGATGCCTGGGTAGTTTTCCGCATCTATCCTATCTATCGCAAAAGACTGGATAACAGCAATATGCGTGAGCTTTACGACGAGATTGAGCTTCCTTTGGTGAGGGTGATAGAGCGGATGGAAGAAAACGGCGTGAGCATCGATACCGGCATGCTGCATGAGATTTCCAAAACTCTCAACCGGGAGATCAAGCTGTTGACGGAAAAGATCTACGACTATGCCGGATACCGGTTTAACCTCAATTCCACCCAGCAACTGGCAAAGCTGCTCTTCGAGGAAAAGAAACTGCCATCGCGGAAGAAGACCAAGAGCGGATTTTCCACCGATAGCAGCGTGCTGGAAACCCTTGCTGAGGACTATCAAATCGCCGATGATTTGATCCAATACCGCCAGCTCGCCAAGCTCGAATCCACCTATGTGAGCGCCCTGCCAAAGCTGATCAATCCAGCCACCGGACGCATCCATTCATCATTTAACCAGACCGTTGCCTCTACCGGCAGGCTTTCTTCCTCGAACCCCAATCTTCAGAACATTCCGGTGCGCACCGAGCTTGGACGCGCCATCCGCAAAGCCTTTGTGGCGAAGGAAGAGGGCTTTTTGATCCTCGCGGCGGATTATTCTCAGATCGAGCTGCGTTTGTTAGCGCTTTTTTCCCGCGATGAAGTGCTGATCGACGCTTTTCATAAAGGCATCGACATCCATCGTCAGACCGCGGCGCTGATTACGGATAAAAGCCTTGCAGAAGTGAGTGGCGAGGAACGCAGGCAAGCCAAGGCAATCAATTTTGGGCTGCTTTACGGAATGGGGCAAAAGAAACTGGCGCGCGAGCTGGGCATCAGTCAGGATCGGGCGAAGGAACTGATCACCAACTACTTCGAACGATTTCCTTCCATCCGGGCTTTCATCAACAACTGCATCGCCAACGCCCGCCGTGAAAGGTATTGCGAGACCCTTTTTGGGAGAAGGCTCTACCTGAGAAACATCAACAGCCCCAACCAAGGGCTCAAAAGCGAGGCGGAACGCGTATCTGTAAACATGCCGATCCAAGGCAGCGCCGCCGATCTGATCAAAATCGCCATGTTAGATATCCATGCCCTGATCAAAGCCGACGATCGCATCCGCATGATCATGCAAGTGCATGACGAATTGGTCTTTGAAGTTCACAAAGACAGCGTTGAAAGAGCAACCGCGCTGATCCGCGATTGCATGGAAAACGCACTGCCGCAAGAGCATCGAAACATAGTAGAGATCAAGACGGATATCTCGCATGGAGCAAGCTGGTTTGACGCGCATTGA
- a CDS encoding DUF488 domain-containing protein: protein MDKVFSIGHSNHETDAFLALLKKYDIDIVLDVRSSPYSARYPQFNRELLMRSLKDKGIAYLSMGQFFGARQLDSEYYTPAGWLNYRAFCKSHIFKSGVEELDKCLIEGKIPALLCAEKDPFDCHRAIMVGRALSLQGYEVQHILADGSIQTQIELDKILLDKFFPHRDEGSIFDLIDGKPSEAELLGEAYFIRNEAIAWRKEEMED, encoded by the coding sequence ATGGATAAAGTCTTTAGTATCGGTCATTCCAATCACGAAACGGATGCCTTTTTGGCACTTTTGAAGAAGTACGATATCGATATCGTGTTAGATGTGCGCAGCAGTCCCTATTCGGCACGCTATCCGCAATTTAACCGCGAATTGCTGATGCGGAGCCTGAAGGACAAAGGCATAGCGTATCTATCTATGGGTCAGTTTTTTGGCGCGCGCCAACTGGATAGCGAGTATTATACTCCCGCGGGTTGGTTAAATTACCGTGCTTTTTGCAAATCCCACATCTTCAAGAGTGGAGTGGAGGAGCTGGACAAATGCCTGATCGAGGGTAAAATACCGGCGCTTTTGTGCGCTGAAAAAGATCCCTTCGATTGTCATCGCGCCATCATGGTGGGCAGGGCATTATCTTTGCAGGGCTATGAGGTTCAGCACATCCTTGCAGACGGCTCGATTCAAACTCAGATTGAGCTGGATAAGATACTGTTGGACAAGTTTTTCCCGCATCGAGACGAAGGCAGCATCTTCGATTTGATCGATGGCAAACCCAGCGAGGCGGAGCTTTTGGGAGAGGCATATTTCATCCGCAATGAAGCCATCGCCTGGCGCAAAGAGGAGATGGAGGATTGA
- a CDS encoding DUF488 domain-containing protein yields MSTAIYTIGFAGKTAREFFKILRDNGIATLVDIRLNNTGQLAGFAKARDLEYFLDELAGITYIYYPLLAPAADLLSSFRAKQVDWVDYQKSYQKIMRDRKISTLIKTDYLAWQAPICLLCSEPTADKCHRRLAADFIAKQLKIKKVVHL; encoded by the coding sequence TTGAGCACGGCGATTTATACCATCGGCTTTGCCGGAAAAACGGCAAGGGAGTTTTTCAAGATCCTGCGGGACAACGGCATCGCCACATTGGTGGACATCCGTTTAAATAACACCGGACAACTTGCCGGCTTTGCCAAAGCTCGGGATTTGGAGTATTTTCTGGACGAGCTTGCGGGAATCACATATATTTACTATCCATTGCTGGCACCGGCGGCAGATTTGCTTTCCTCCTTTCGGGCAAAGCAAGTGGACTGGGTTGACTATCAAAAGAGCTATCAGAAGATTATGCGCGACAGAAAGATAAGCACTTTGATCAAAACCGATTACCTTGCTTGGCAAGCACCAATCTGCCTGCTGTGTTCAGAGCCGACCGCGGACAAATGCCATCGCAGGCTGGCAGCGGATTTCATCGCCAAACAACTGAAAATAAAGAAGGTGGTGCATCTATGA